A window of the Diabrotica undecimpunctata isolate CICGRU chromosome 1, icDiaUnde3, whole genome shotgun sequence genome harbors these coding sequences:
- the Coa8 gene encoding COA8 family protein CBG23705, mitochondrial, whose protein sequence is MALGENIIKCVFYGNRYQNVSKSIKVLKRYKSSKTSGVPVEKQLETPIIVMREQDQVEVIGPPDPVSNLRPIMRNMLPNETALQTKLREMQNDTEEWNQNFWANHNKKFMKEKQDFINMLLRQDKDKQITPDEMSEFYKRFLDENWKTHVIYNKEWYIRNLNILWYSIGTHIEKHVGSLQKKFAH, encoded by the exons ATGGCTTTAGGTGAAAATATTATCAAGTGTGTGTTTTACGGAAACAGGTACCAAAATGTATCAAAGTCAATTAAG gtattaaagagatATAAATCTTCAAAAACTAGCGGCGTACCGGTGGAAAAACAACTAGAAACACCGATAATAGTAATGCGAGAACAAGATCAAGTTGAAGTAATAGGCCCCCCTGATCCAGTTTCAAATCTCAGACCTATCATGAGAAACATGCTACCCAATGAAACTGCTCTACAAACGAAACTAAGGGAAATGCAAAATGACACAGAGGAGTGGAATCAGAACTTTTGGGCTAATCACAATAAGAAGTTTATGAAG GAAAAACAAGATTTTATCAATATGCTTCTAAGACAAGACAAAGATAAACAAATCACACCAGATGAAATGAGTGAGTTCTATAAAAGATTTTTAGATGAAAATTGGAAAACGCATGTGATATACAACAAGGAGTGGTATATCAGAAACTTAAATATATTGTGGTATTCAATAGGCACCCATATAGAGAAACATGTAGGAAGTTTACAAAAGAAGTTTGCACACTAA